A stretch of DNA from Pirellulales bacterium:
CGACCGATTTTGGGTACCAACGGCCGACTCCTTCGACGCCCAAATCGAGAATCTTGTCGACGTTGGCGATGTCGACGATCGACACGCCCGGCCGGATACCTGCTACATCGCCGCCGGTTGCCAGCGATTGGCCATCTGGCGAGAAGGCCAAGGAAAGGATTTGACGACCCCGCGGCGGTCTTTTCGAGACATAGAATTCGCGCGGTTCCATCTTCGTTTGCCACTTCCATAATTGTGCCTTGCCGAACGTCGTACCAATCGCGATTGTCTCGCCGTCAGGCGAAAACACGAGCGCCTCGATGTTCGTTTTGTCGATGATTCGATGCGCAATGATCGATTGCGTCGCGACGTCGGAGACGGATAGGCGACGTTCGCCGTCGGCGAATGTGGAAGCTGCGATCGTGCGTCCGTCTGGTGAGACGGCTATGTTCTTGCCAAGAAATCCCTCGATATCCTGCCGCCAGCGCACTCGACCGGTGTCGGATTCGATCAGCGCTAGCCAGGTCGAGGAGGGCGGTTCATCGGGTCGCCATGTCAATCCTGGTGCCGCGAAGAATCGTCCGTCGGCGGTCGCGGCGGCGCACGTGAAGTATTCCCTTTCGGGATCGTACAAGCGCAGCGATCGCTCGAGCGTTCCCGTGTCGGTGTCCCAACGCTCGAGCCGACCGTCAGCAGTCAGATACGAAAGCACGTGCGTTCCTGGCAGGAAGGCGATCGCTTTGGCCTCATGCGTCGGCCGAAAGCGCTTTGTGCCGAGCCGACCGATCACGCCGCCCGGTAGCGGGTCGCCGTCGCTATCGACATTTGCAGATGGCGGGGCTGCCGCTTTGCTTGCGACTTCATCGGCAAGGACGTGCCGTTCGATGGCGACGACTGCGCACAGAAGCCATGCAAGGACGCCCGGTCGGAACACGCTGCCACCTCTCGGATGCGACAACGCTTTGAACAACTACTTGCTGCTCGCCGCCGGCGCGCCGTTCTTGGAATGACGCCCCTCATTATTGATGCGGGCGAAGACGTCGTTGAGCACCCAGTGGAAGACGCACAGGTGGATGCTCTCGACCATGCCCATGTCGTCCAGGGGGACGTGCAGGCCGGCTTGGGCCATGCTGCGGAGCTTGCCGCCGGCGAATCCGGTGAGGCCGAACGTCTTTAAACCGTGGCGATTGGCCCAATCGACCGCGGCCAGAACGTTGGGGCTGTTGCCCGATCCGCTGATCGCCAGGACCAGGTCCCCCTTGCTCCCATAGTTCATCAACTGCTGCACGAAGATCTGGTCGTAACCGACGTCATTGCCCACGGCCATGATCCAGCCGAGGTTATCGGTCAGGCTGAGGACCTTGAGCCGCTTCTTGGATTCGTCCTTGAGGTCCTTTTCGTGGAGGCTGCTTTTGCCCAGATCCTCGGCAAAGTGCGAGGCGGTGGTGCCGGACCCGCCGTTTCCGAAGATGAAGACGAACTTCTCGTTGTGCCAGGCATCGAAAATCAGGTCCGCCATCTGGCGAATCTCGGCATGATCGACGCGATCGATCTCCTTGTGCAGGCGATCGATGTACGGTCCGACTTCCAGCTTGGCGCCTAACATTGGCGGTCGTTCTCCCGAGGTGGTCGCGATCATATCGCAGGCGTTGTTCGAACAGCTTCAGTTTAATATCGCGGGCGGGACTGGACCAGCCGCAATCGTTGCCTGATCAGGCCAACAGATGGACTGGGGGTGTCAACGAGCCATTCGGCGTCAAGCTTCAGCGGCGGAACGGCCTCGGTTCCCGTGCCCGAACCGTCGACGGTGCTCTTGGCCGCCGTGGCGATTGTCGCGCTACTGGCGCGGTGGCGATAACAACACCCGAGCTTGCCGGACGATCGATCCTATGTGACGTGCTGAAGAGTGTCAGCGAGTGCACGGCAACATCACGAGGGCCAGCCGCTCGAGCATATCGTTGCGGACGAAATAGCCGCTATCCGTTTGCCTATAGCGCGCTTTGAGCAAGTCGTCGATAGCGCGCCGTTCGTCCTCTGATGCCGCGGTGACCTCCAGGTCGTCCTTGCTAATGACTGCCGGAGGATCGCGCAGGCACTCTTCGATCAATTGCAGCGGCGGTGTGTCAATTTCCGCCTGAGCCAAGGCCCGTCGTAACAATGGAAACTGCGTCCAGAAGTACGACGCGTCGTGAGCCACGACGGGATGGTTCTGCGGATTGAAAACTCCCTTTTCATCTCCCAGCGCGCGGCCGAAGGCATTGCTCGCTGCGACCTGCTCGCTGAGCATCAATTCAGGGTGTTGGAAGAGGCGCACATTGTTCCGTAGCGCGCGCGCAGGGTAGAGCCACAACGCGGCGAAAAGGACGACAAAAGCCGCCGTTGCCGCGAGGGTCTGCAATTCCAGCAGCACGACGAGCAGGTACGAAACGAGGAGCGATCCGGTCAGCAAGCCCATCTGCCAGCTCGCGAAGCTCGGCTTTGGCTCGAGCACGGCCGCTGACATTAATGCCAGCTGCACGATCGCCAGGTCACGGAAACTCTTGTTGGGCGCCCTCCACAGATAGAACGCGGCCTGGATCGACGATGCGACTAGAATGAACTTCCCGATGTGCATGCGAAGCCAATCGAAGCGGCCTTGCGACGGATCGCGAACGACCGCCGTGTACTTGATGATCCAGGTTTGCGTGTCGGCGATTCCAACAGTCGCCAGATAAAGCCCTGGCGCGATGCACGCTCCGACAATCATGCCCGCTATCGTCGCGCGCGGGATGCCGCGCAGATTCACCAGCACTACCAAGGCCAAGCCGATGCACAGGAACGAGAACCGGGGCGAAAAGAAGATCGCCACCGCCGCGCAAGCGGCCGCCAGAAAACCAGAGAGGAAGGGCCTTTTGAGATGACTTGCGGAAGTAATACGAAGCGTCAGATAAAGCGAGACGAACGCGAGCGGCATACCGACGATTTCAGGGCGCAGCGACCAATGCTGCTTGCGAAATGTCTCGGCATTGTAGGGAACGACCATCAGCGGAAACGCCAGCCCCCCGGCCAGAACGCCGATCCGCCAACCGTACAATCTTTCGCCCAAGAGAACCAGCATGGCGGCGGTCGCGAGCAACGACACGGTGCAGACGACCCGGCCGAACACCATGATTTCGGCGCTGAAGTCCGCGTTCCACAACCCGTACAATCGCAGTAGATACAGTGTCCCGGGCGAGTTGTGGAACAAGAAATCGGTGAACGGCCTTTCTCCGTGATGGGCGAGCCAAGCCGTGTGACAGTAATGCAACTCGTCGTGAGATACCGGCAGCAGAAACAATTGAGAGATCGCGAACAAGACCGCGGTCGCTCCCAGCACGATATAGGCAACTGCCCATAACTTGTCGCGCGTCGTGCGCCGCGACACGGTCGCGATGGCGTCCGCGACGGATGATTCCGGGGCCATCGATTCTTCTATCCGAGTGGGCGATGTCGAGGCGATGGCGAAACAGACCGGCCGTGGGAGCGATCCGAAATGGCCTGCCGA
This window harbors:
- a CDS encoding SIS domain-containing protein, producing MLGAKLEVGPYIDRLHKEIDRVDHAEIRQMADLIFDAWHNEKFVFIFGNGGSGTTASHFAEDLGKSSLHEKDLKDESKKRLKVLSLTDNLGWIMAVGNDVGYDQIFVQQLMNYGSKGDLVLAISGSGNSPNVLAAVDWANRHGLKTFGLTGFAGGKLRSMAQAGLHVPLDDMGMVESIHLCVFHWVLNDVFARINNEGRHSKNGAPAASSK
- a CDS encoding PEP-CTERM sorting domain-containing protein, translating into MSTSHSASSFSGGTASVPVPEPSTVLLAAVAIVALLARWR